From a single Bacillus gobiensis genomic region:
- a CDS encoding ornithine cyclodeaminase family protein: MLALNTDVQKSLVDMNEIIECAAVALKEFSEERTVTPIRAALPFDGGQNTALVMPSVAEELGSIGLKVVTVVPNNKKLGKKTINGIVMLSDFKTGEPLALLEGSYLTMIRTGALSGVATKYLSRQDSKKLCIIGTGEQAKGLVEAVLAVREIEEIFLYNRTEQKAHEFAEYIRKKFNKRVRVYSDSNEAVCEADIIVTTTNSSTPVFSESLKRGVHVNAVGSFRPTMQELPSHVISQADKVVVESREAALEETGDLQVPINEGIFKPSDIYGELGKIVNGEYKGRVSDQEISVFKSVGLAVVDIVVAQYFYKKAIENKVGTSILF; this comes from the coding sequence ATGTTAGCCTTAAATACTGATGTACAAAAAAGTTTAGTAGATATGAATGAGATCATTGAATGCGCAGCTGTCGCATTAAAGGAATTTTCAGAAGAAAGAACAGTTACGCCTATTCGTGCCGCCTTACCCTTTGATGGTGGTCAAAATACTGCATTAGTAATGCCTTCCGTGGCTGAAGAACTCGGGAGCATTGGATTAAAAGTAGTAACCGTAGTTCCAAATAACAAGAAATTAGGGAAGAAAACAATAAATGGTATTGTGATGTTATCAGACTTCAAAACAGGAGAACCACTCGCTCTTTTAGAAGGCTCTTATTTAACAATGATTAGAACAGGCGCTTTATCAGGGGTAGCAACGAAATATTTATCCCGTCAAGATTCAAAAAAATTATGTATTATCGGTACTGGTGAACAAGCAAAAGGTCTGGTTGAAGCTGTGCTAGCTGTTCGAGAGATTGAAGAGATTTTCCTTTATAACAGAACGGAACAGAAAGCACATGAATTTGCTGAATATATTAGAAAGAAATTTAATAAACGTGTCCGAGTATATTCAGACTCAAACGAAGCAGTATGTGAAGCTGATATTATTGTTACTACAACAAACTCTTCAACACCTGTTTTTTCAGAGTCATTAAAACGAGGTGTTCATGTGAATGCAGTTGGTTCATTTAGACCAACAATGCAAGAGTTACCATCTCATGTAATTTCTCAAGCTGACAAAGTAGTAGTGGAATCAAGAGAAGCAGCTTTAGAAGAGACTGGTGATTTACAAGTTCCGATAAATGAGGGCATATTTAAGCCAAGCGACATCTATGGAGAGCTTGGGAAAATCGTAAACGGAGAATATAAAGGCAGAGTCAGCGATCAAGAAATTTCCGTGTTTAAATCAGTTGGACTAGCTGTTGTGGATATTGTTGTAGCCCAATATTTTTACAAAAAAGCTATTGAAAATAAGGTAGGAACTAGTATTCTATTTTAA